The Cyprinus carpio isolate SPL01 chromosome B19, ASM1834038v1, whole genome shotgun sequence DNA window TCAGaaaactacagaaaagcattTTTCAACAGCCgagaaaatgataaattaatgaaACACTTGTGATCAACATTAGACATgctaggacaaaaaaaaaaagatgagaaatgAAGTCAGGACTGATACAGaacaattatattcaattattccactttaaaattttctttacaaatacaTACTGCTACAGTTAAAAAGTAGTCAGCGACTAAAAACAGCTCCTTTGACAGAAGACAGATGCAGATATCCTCACCTTTACAGATTGTGTTTCTTTTAAGCCTTTTCAAATAcacagaaaataatgtttaaatacagAGATTTGCCATAAAATGAGCAATGcttgttttttcattaaaaaaaaagaggaaagaaaaggtCTTAATTACAATACTCTATGCAAAAGCTTTcctttatgatatttatttttttcctcaatcATGTcgtatgttttattctttttttttatgcagaacGAGTTTGTCGTAGTCACTGATATTAGACCATCACTCTGGTTGGTGAAGCTCGGTTGTACATGAGTGAGTCTATGCGTAAAACTCCTTGGTGGGAGCTTTCTGATAGGCCGCTCCAGACGGCTTCCTCTCCCCGAGGTCGTAGCTGCCTTCGTCCTTCTTTCTCATGCGGTACACCAGaaggaggatgaggaagatggCAAAGAGGAAGCCGATAACTCCACCCGCAATGACAGCTGGAACAGAGGTTTAAGAAGGCCTAATGAGTCAGTTTGTTTCAATTAAGATAAGCAGACATAGCTGAGTTGCTGCTTTCTCACGGTACATGTGAAATCTCATTCCTGTCCGACTACGTGACTAAAGTGCCATCTGGGAGTCTGTGGCTCATACAAAGCAGACTCAGATTAGGTCCagtaatcaaataattaaataaggaACCCCTCAACACTGCTGGAGGGTCAAGAGATTGAGCAAGAGGAAGTGTGGAGGAAGACAGGAAGACattttttcttctcattgtgATTCTGTCTTTATTTGACAGGATATTAAAGCTGAGTGTGCTTAACTTAAGAATTTGACCTTTGAACATTGAAAAATTGATCTGTTATTTTGACAGAGTTGTATGGTAACATGCTCTTTATGTTTTGTGCATCCCTCCTAAGACAAAAGATAAAGTGGGCGCTCTAGTTGAAATGTGTAGTAAACTTTTGTAACTCCCAGTGAGGGCTGCAAATCAAGTTTATGAAAGTGCACACCGCAGCACCATGAATTATAAGCAGGAATTAATTATAAGCAAGAATTTCAAATTTAGTagcaaaattattataaaaacatttatgtacactaccatttaaaacgttggtgtcagtaagattataattaaaatttttatcactactagtattttttttttcagcaaggatgcattaaattgacacttttacattgttacaaaaaaaaaactacaaaaaaaaatcaagttgaacattcaattcatcaaagaatgcattgcggtttctgaaaatatattaagcaacacaactgatttcaatgttgataataataaaaaaatgtttttgagcataaaaaattcatattagaatggtttctgaaggatcatgtgacactgtagactagAGAAATGGCTTTTGAAAATTCATCacctcaaaaaataaatgatatttattatttttgaaattatagttataaatatattgttatgtAAACTGTAATatagtttacaatattttactgtatttctgatcaaacaaATTATGGCATCTTCTAAAAATACTTGATAGCAtctatttataaattatgatttacagACCTGCCAAAACCTCTGTCCTCTGGAAGAGATTTTCCGACTGGACATCCAGAGGTGATCGAGGGAGGCTGGTGGTGCTTGTGACTGGGTTTCTACGTAAGTCTTCTGTGGTAGGAACTGGGTCCTAAAGAGAGTGAAGAAGAGGATGTGTTACTCTCAATTTGGAATGATGTATGACTTTATGACAGCAGTGGGCTCTTTGCTGGCTGCATGACCGTATATTAATGTCATCTACACTCATAGATCCACTTGTGACCAAGAGACCCCATTTACACCTGCTTTCAGTTTCAGGCGATCAGATACATGGGACCTTCTACGCCCCTATTACTATCACTTGTGATCAGATCCCCTGAGATGGGTGATAATAGCACCTTACAGCTGGTACCCACCTGTATCCTGACTCGTTTCTTTGTGTCTTTGGGGACATCGCCTGACGTAGATGTCTCCACTTTCGGTGTGAAGTCTTTGGTGGAGTCCTGTGTTGGCTCTGCTTTAGGCACgatgaataatgtttttgatgTGACACTTTCCTCAATAACTTCACCTCCAGTTCCTGAAAGACAAACACAATCTGTGCTTCAACTGCAATATCCAACATGAAGGGATCAGATTGCGCACCTTGAATCGATGAGGCATTTCTCACCTGATCCTGATCCAGAAGTGAAGTCGTCGTCATCTTCAGGGTAGCCTCCTGACCCGGCCTCCTCCAGGTATAAGTCATCGGTCAAGGAGGTGGATTTGGCTGCAGAGACTGCTATCTGCAGAGGTAAAAGTAAAAAGAAGTCATAAAAATGGAGATTAAGACAGAAAGGAGTGTTTTCGTCTTTCATTGTCTGTGTCTTATTGCTCAAACCCCTCGACTCAAAGGACCAGAGGCTATGAAATCgatttttttcagtaatgtgttCAGTTTGAAACTAGTAAACTGCCCATCTTGCCACACGATGAATGAGTATTCCCTGTCTCCCCTGCTTACTGCTGAAATCTGAAAGTCAATATTTTCTGCCTTAACACGTATTATACACAGCCTAACCTTCTCATCAAAGACTCGACGCAGACACAAACCCAGCAGCTACAAGAAATATTTGCTCCACAACTGAGCATTCAGAATGAACTGCAGACTCAGCTGTTTCTGTAGAGCcacattatgacattttaaagcaCTGCAGAAACTTTCCAACAACAACATTCACACTCACAAGACCACatccacaacacacaaaaaagaaaaaatacaaaaaatatttttgagtattaaataacaacaaaaaacaacaactgttcgTGCATAAgcgtttatttaaattatgtaattgtcATTCTTTTCAATACAAATACTCCCACTTTCTATGCCAATTAGGTTTATTATACATTGTTCCCCATTCACAAAACTCACTCATTTGCCATTAACTCTGCACTACTGAACAGGATTTTATTAAGAGTGGCATTTGTGTGCATATTCTAGCAATCATGGCAGCAGTTATTCATCAAATGATGAGCAAATAATGGAGTAGAATACTGTAATCGCGTATACTTCCAGATATGCGGTGTAATGACGTTTAAAGAGTATATTAAGGTGTCTGCTTCACAGTTATGGAGAGAGATAGTCCCAAGTATGCCAGATCATGGTAGAAGTTTTGATGCCACAAACCCCCTAAACCTGaagtgaaacattaaaatatgtaatgtaataaaatgaaaaatacctGAAAATTAGTTTCTTTATTAAGTTGCTAATTTTTCTAGCCTCCATAAGAGTACTATAAGATTTATAAACTGGgggagaaaaataaaactataaaaaataattgtaaaaaaaaaaaattactaaatagaaatatattaccTGAAAATTACATTAAGTTGATCGTTTTTCTACCCAACACCTTACAATTCTTTTAAGAATAAGATTCAGAAAATTAAGGAGacacataaaactttaaaaataactgtgatcaaaaataaaataaaataaaataaaaacagtccgAAACACCCTGATCTGAGGGAAATTATGCTGTGCTGGATTTTGCAGAGATTTTTGGCTGTTTACGCAGTTGTGTCCAAGAATGCCCAACTGGAATACTTAGTTGGACAGTTGACATTGTGCAGTTTAAAATTCTAGAACCCATGACcaatcacaataaatgaataaacaacaacaacagcaacatactgtatttaaatatctGTGCCAAATTTGAATAACACTGTTCCAGTGTAGCACAGATTAGGATACACTTTCAAGTGATGATATAATCCGAATGAATGTGTGTTAACTATCTGTAGAGGTTCTTGTGGCAGTGCTAATCATGttcctttgtgttttttggtCTTTGTGGAGTGGTTTACCAGCCCCATGGCAACCAGCATTGAGCGTCATTCCAACCCTGCCTGTGACCATCTCTCCATACTGATGCATCCTAGAAAAGGGCCCATAATGTGGTCACCATAAATCTCACTACAGGGCCAGGAATAAGGCACAGAGAGTCTGTGGCACATATTGGTATCTTTGTTTTAAGTGCTATCCCTCTTCTCAGCCAAAGTGAAATAACGTGTgtatagttttttcttttttcacagaaGAACAGACTGAGAAAACTGTTTTCCTACAGAAAACTTTTTCGGGGAAATTTGTTGTTAATGAATgtatataaaacttaattttgtgtATTCACGTTTGTGAGACCTAGTAtcttcttttataaaaaaataaataaataaaagcctagGCCGTCTCTCACAAAGAGGTAGAGCTGTACAGAGGATGGTGAATGGACGCAATGATAAAACAGAACAATAACCAGCTCATTCAAGAGCAGCAGTGACTTCCCTCAGAAAAGCATTCAAACCAAAGTCCTGATCAAAGGAGAAATTTGTTCAAAGCAACTTTATCTTAACCTTTCTAACCCAGCACTGCTATTCTCTCAGTAGACAATTCACTTGGCCAGCCCACACGACACTGCTGTTGATCTGGTCAAATTCTTTCCCCACTGATTGAAATGCAAAGTACAAAGAGCACAATTATCTGGGCCACACACACAGGCGCATCAGCAGTGCTCGATATCTTGAGTCAATTCTTTTTGTCAATGGGATTCTAGTCAAAGTTCTGCAACGAAGTGTCTAATGTGTCTTTATGTCTGGCTACGGACAATAAACAGCCCACAGAGCTCTTAAGATCCTTTCAAAACCTTTTGAAGGAATGCATTTTACTTGAGTGCTCTTGAACGATTAGtgtttagtttgaaaaaaaaaatgcaccagaTCGATAAGATAATTTTGTGCTTGAGTTGTGTATTTACATTCTGTGATCAGCATGGAAAATTGAAATGTGCAACAAACAATTAGTGATGATTGCTTAGACAAGCTCTTGAAGTCGGGGCTATTAAACTTCACACACAACTTATCCCACACCATTACTTCCAAGCACATGAATGATACCTAAAATCGTGGTTTGATGAGAAGTTTGCTATTCCTAAGTGCTATTATTTTTGCAAGTGATTCGACTAATGGTGGACCATGAATCAGgcaaaaaaagttgcatttactTACACAGAAGAAGTGACCCAAGCCATATTTGGGGACAACAATATCAGAAACTTGGAGGTGGACACT harbors:
- the LOC109068141 gene encoding syndecan-2-like → MRNVWMILTLGLTAFLSGERIAVSAAKSTSLTDDLYLEEAGSGGYPEDDDDFTSGSGSGTGGEVIEESVTSKTLFIVPKAEPTQDSTKDFTPKVETSTSGDVPKDTKKRVRIQDPVPTTEDLRRNPVTSTTSLPRSPLDVQSENLFQRTEVLAAVIAGGVIGFLFAIFLILLLVYRMRKKDEGSYDLGERKPSGAAYQKAPTKEFYA